From a region of the Anaerolineales bacterium genome:
- a CDS encoding alpha/beta fold hydrolase, protein MSKEGITILSSLIFSLSVVSLGGPILGELVATLPPFFNVKNAIRSAQELGLAYEEVSFPTGDGIILRGWYFPVEGADAPAVLYAPATSKDQRSGLSLVLPLHEAGFNVLLFSYRGYGMSDGNIHGFSYGARESLDVDAAVRYLHQEKGVQRIGALGHSAGAVSIILSAARNPGIDAVVAASPFRSMEEIWNTNRPAIIPLPLFELMIRTSEFLKGFSRDQVRPLDVIADIAPRPLLIIHGIDDKRITIEQAQALFDAAAEPKQMWLFEDIGHAQVRTVVMDEHIDAIIAFLDDALN, encoded by the coding sequence ATGTCAAAAGAAGGTATAACAATTTTATCCAGCCTCATTTTCAGTCTTTCGGTGGTCTCTCTTGGTGGTCCGATCTTGGGAGAACTGGTGGCGACGCTGCCACCGTTTTTTAATGTCAAGAACGCCATCCGATCCGCACAAGAATTGGGATTGGCGTACGAAGAAGTATCCTTTCCTACGGGCGACGGTATCATCCTGCGAGGCTGGTATTTTCCCGTCGAAGGCGCGGATGCACCCGCCGTTCTGTATGCTCCCGCCACGTCGAAAGATCAACGCTCCGGCCTATCCCTGGTGCTCCCGCTGCACGAGGCGGGATTCAACGTGCTGCTCTTCAGCTACCGCGGCTACGGCATGAGTGACGGCAACATCCATGGTTTTTCCTACGGCGCACGCGAAAGTCTGGACGTGGATGCAGCAGTACGATACCTGCACCAGGAAAAAGGGGTTCAGAGAATCGGCGCACTCGGCCACTCCGCCGGCGCAGTATCGATCATCCTCAGCGCCGCACGCAATCCCGGCATCGACGCCGTCGTGGCCGCCTCTCCCTTCCGTTCCATGGAAGAAATATGGAACACGAACCGTCCGGCTATCATCCCTCTGCCCCTGTTCGAGCTGATGATCCGCACGTCGGAATTTCTGAAGGGCTTCTCGAGGGATCAGGTCCGGCCGCTCGACGTGATCGCCGACATCGCGCCCCGCCCGCTGCTGATCATCCACGGCATCGACGACAAACGCATCACCATCGAACAAGCGCAAGCCCTTTTCGACGCCGCCGCAGAACCGAAGCAAATGTGGTTGTTCGAGGACATCGGCCACGCGCAGGTTCGGACGGTCGTGATGGACGAGCACATCGATGCGATCATCGCATTCCTCGACGATGCGCTGAACTGA